The Rubricoccus marinus nucleotide sequence CAGTTCGTCCGGGCGCTTGTGGAGGCACGCGAAGTCCTTCTCGACGAGGATCGCGAGCGTGCGCCCGTCGCCCGCGTCCTGCTCGCCGCTGAAGCCGACCTCGTCGCCCCCCGCCCACGGGCCGATCCACGCCTCGGGCACGAGCACGGTCACGCCTCTGGCGTCCATCTCGACGCGGAGGTCGCCTCCGCCAGAGGCGCGGAGGCCGTACGCGAGCGCAGCCTCTGGCGCGACGCGCATCGCGCTCTCGACGGCGCCGGTTTCGGCGAGCGTCTTGACCT carries:
- a CDS encoding DUF7009 family protein, whose product is MKLRIKGDSIRLRLTQTEVKTLAETGAVESAMRVAPEAALAYGLRASGGGDLRVEMDARGVTVLVPEAWIGPWAGGDEVGFSGEQDAGDGRTLAILVEKDFACLHKRPDELDAFPNPLADSV